Part of the Candidatus Baltobacteraceae bacterium genome is shown below.
GGCCCCGGCGACCACCTGTGCCAGCGTGTGGGCCTTTAGGTAGACGCGCGCCCAGCAGACCATCGGAACCAGCACCAGAAACGGCAGCGTTTGCCGTCCGTAGAGCAGCGTGAGCGCGACCAGCGGCGCCGTGATTCCGAGGGCGTGCGTGCTGATCTTCCAGTAGCGCGTGATGTATCCAACCACGAGCGTCGCCGCAAAGTAGCCGAGCATGGTCGCGATCAACACGCGCGGCGCGTGCACGAGCCACAACACTCCGGCTCCGGTCAAATAGAAAGCGACGAAGGCGGTGAAGACGGTCTCGCGCTCCGCGCGCACCGACATGTCGAGATCCGAGATGCGGTCGGTCGCGTACAGCCAGAAGACGTAGAGCATCGGACCGATCGACGTGAAGAACGTCGAGACGAATAACAATCGCCAGAAGTCAACGGTATCGCGCGCCGTCGCGTGCGACAAAATGACGTACAACGCCAGCGCCGTCAAGAACGGGTTGAAGATCGTCGAAAGGATCTTTGCGAGATCGCGCCATACCCGCCGCTGTTTGAGAGGAACGACCGTTTGGTTGGGTTCCAACACGCCTGCTACTAGAGTCTTACTGCGCAGGACTCCTGCGTGTGGGGCAGGCAGGTCTGCCCCATCGGTCGTAAAGTTGGTGGTCGGATCGCACCCTCCGCCGATTTTTCGCCGGAGCGGCGTCTATTACAAAGGAGAGTCCACCGCGTTGTTATCGCTTTTACTCGCCGTAGCGACGGCCAAACCGGCTGCGCTCGCGACGGCGGGGGCCGTCAAGCCCGGCGCGTCGCCGGCCGCCGTACCGCCCGTTCCGCTGCAGGCGCCTACGCCGGCACCGGTCCAAACGCCGGTCGCGCAGCATTTCCCGTGGCTCACGCACGGCATTGCCGGCATCTTCATCATCTCGGCGATCGCGCTGGTGTTCTTACTCGCGATTCAGACGACCAAACAAGAGGGACTTACCGGATCGATCGGCGGTCGCGTCGAGTCCGCGTATCGCGGACGCCTCGGCGCCGAGGAGCAGCTCAAACGTCTGACCGGCTTCGTCGCCGCCGCGTTCGTCATTAGCGCCTTCATCCTGTCGCTGACCGGAATTTAAATCAGCCGCATGTCGCTGCTCGAGGTCAAGAACCTGCGGGTGACGTTCCGAACCGAAGACGGTCCGGTCACCGCCGTCAACGGACTGTCGTTCTCACTCGGCGCCGGCGAAACGCTCGGCATCGTCGGCGAGTCCGGCTCCGGAAAGTCGGTTACCGCGCTTTCGATCATGCGCTTGCTCGCACGGAACGCAGCCGTCACCGGAGATCGCATTGCGTTCGACGGCGAGAATCTGCCCGAGAAGAGCGAGACGGAGATGCGTCGGATCCGCGGTCACAAGATCGCGATGATCTTCCAGGATCCAATGACCTCACTCAATCCGGTGCTCACCATCGGCGAGCAGATCGCCGAAGCGGTGCGTCTCCACTTGGGTCTCAATAAGCACGAGGCGCGCGACCGCGCCATCGAGATGCTCGAGAAGGTTCGCATTCCGGCGCCCGCGGGGCGCCTCAACGACTATCCGCATCAGTTTTCCGGCGGTATGCGCCAGCGCGTCATGATCGCGATGGCGTTGTCGTGTAATCCGCAGCTGCTCATCGCCGACGAGCCGACGACGGCGCTCGACGTCACGATTCAAGCCCAAGTCCTCGAGCTCATGAACGAGCTCCAGCAGGAGACCGGCGCGGCGATCATTCTCATCACGCACGACCTCGGGGTCGTCGCCGAGGTCTGCAAGAACGTGCTCGTGATGTACGGCGGAAACATGGTCGAATACGGAACCGCCGAGCAGATCTTCGGCGATCCGGGCATGCCGTATACGCAAGGACTGTTAGCCTCGCTTCCGCGTTTGGACTCCACCGAGCACCGCCGTCTGGAGCCGATCAAAGGGCAGCCGCCCAACTTGCTCAACTTGCCGCCCGGATGCGCCTTCGCACCGCGCTGCGTCTATCGCATGGCGATCTGCGACGATCCGGTGCGCCTCTACGACCTCGGTAACGGACACGTTTCGCGCTGCTGGCTCTACGACGAACATGCCGAAGACCGTCCGCTCGACCTTCCCGCCGCGCGGGTGACCGAACTGTGAGTGCCGGCACAGCACCCGCCGTGGTGCCGAGCAAAATGCTCGTCGAAGCCGTCGAGCTCTATAAGTATTTTCCGATTTACGCCGGTTTGATGTCGCGCCACGTCGGCGACGTCAAGGCGGTCGACGGCGTGAGCTTCTCGATCGCCGCCGGCGAAACGCTCGGCTTGGTGGGAGAATCCGGATCGGGCAAAACCACGATCGGCCGGCTCTTGCTGCGACTGCTTCCGGCCACCAAAGGCGAGATTCACTTTGACGGCCAGGACGTCGTGGCGCTCAATCGCCGGGACGTGCGCAAGCTGCGCCGCGAGATGCAGATCATTTTCCAGGACCCGTTCGCGTCGCTCAATCCGCGCATGACGGTTGGCGAGATCGTGGGCGAGCCGTTACGCGTTCACCGGATCGTCGAAGGCAGCGGCGTGCACGATCGAGTGCTAGAGCTGCTGCGGCTCGTCGGCTTGCGGCCTTATCACGCCAATCGGTACCCGCACGAGTTTTCCGGCGGGCAGCGCCAACGCATCGGTATCGCTCGAGCGCTGGCCGTCGATCCGAAGTTCATCGTCTGCGACGAGCCCGTGTCCGCGCTCGACGTCTCCATTCAAGCGCAGGTCATCAACCTGCTCGAGGATCTGCAGGCCCAGTTCGGCTTGACGTACCTCTTCATCGCGCACGACCTTTCCGTCGTTCGCCATATCTCTACGCGCGTTGCCGTGATGTACGTCGGCAAGATCATCGAGCTGGCCGATCGCGACGCTCTCTATCATAACCCGCTGCATCCCTACACGCAGGCGCTGC
Proteins encoded:
- a CDS encoding phosphatase PAP2 family protein, which gives rise to MEPNQTVVPLKQRRVWRDLAKILSTIFNPFLTALALYVILSHATARDTVDFWRLLFVSTFFTSIGPMLYVFWLYATDRISDLDMSVRAERETVFTAFVAFYLTGAGVLWLVHAPRVLIATMLGYFAATLVVGYITRYWKISTHALGITAPLVALTLLYGRQTLPFLVLVPMVCWARVYLKAHTLAQVVAGAVLGGVSTTLFFYIFHVRTMMTL
- the secG gene encoding preprotein translocase subunit SecG, which encodes MLSLLLAVATAKPAALATAGAVKPGASPAAVPPVPLQAPTPAPVQTPVAQHFPWLTHGIAGIFIISAIALVFLLAIQTTKQEGLTGSIGGRVESAYRGRLGAEEQLKRLTGFVAAAFVISAFILSLTGI
- a CDS encoding ABC transporter ATP-binding protein, coding for MSLLEVKNLRVTFRTEDGPVTAVNGLSFSLGAGETLGIVGESGSGKSVTALSIMRLLARNAAVTGDRIAFDGENLPEKSETEMRRIRGHKIAMIFQDPMTSLNPVLTIGEQIAEAVRLHLGLNKHEARDRAIEMLEKVRIPAPAGRLNDYPHQFSGGMRQRVMIAMALSCNPQLLIADEPTTALDVTIQAQVLELMNELQQETGAAIILITHDLGVVAEVCKNVLVMYGGNMVEYGTAEQIFGDPGMPYTQGLLASLPRLDSTEHRRLEPIKGQPPNLLNLPPGCAFAPRCVYRMAICDDPVRLYDLGNGHVSRCWLYDEHAEDRPLDLPAARVTEL
- a CDS encoding dipeptide ABC transporter ATP-binding protein, whose amino-acid sequence is MSAGTAPAVVPSKMLVEAVELYKYFPIYAGLMSRHVGDVKAVDGVSFSIAAGETLGLVGESGSGKTTIGRLLLRLLPATKGEIHFDGQDVVALNRRDVRKLRREMQIIFQDPFASLNPRMTVGEIVGEPLRVHRIVEGSGVHDRVLELLRLVGLRPYHANRYPHEFSGGQRQRIGIARALAVDPKFIVCDEPVSALDVSIQAQVINLLEDLQAQFGLTYLFIAHDLSVVRHISTRVAVMYVGKIIELADRDALYHNPLHPYTQALLSAIPIPDPVLEKRRKRIVLTGDIPSPVNPPSGCRFHTRCPVAFDRCVTEIPPFNEYAPGHFAACHWVEEHGGQAPNLIAGPVVLEKK